CGGACGGTACGCCGTGGGCGCGCAATAAGGCGTCGACGATCAAGCGCAAGGGCCGCGATAAACCGCTGACGGCAGGCGGCACATTGATGGATCAAATCAATTATCAGCTCAGCGACGATACGCTCGAAGTCGGCAGCCCGACCGTTTATGCCGCCATGCAGCAATTCGGCGGCACCAAAGCGGAATTCCCGCACCTCTGGGGCGACATCCCCGCCCGTCCGTTCATCGGCATTTCGGATGAAGATGAAGAAATGATCATCGGCCTTTTTAACGATTACCTGGAAAAACAAATTCAACCGTAGGGGCGCATTGCATGCGCACTGGTTGCATGGGCGCGTGCAACTCGCCCCTACATACCCCAACATGCCCCCGCAACACCCCTATTAAAATTTAAACTGCTTTAATTTAACAGTCTGATCCGCCGGGCTATTCTGTCCGGTATGAATATCGAAATCCCAATTTTCAAACCCGGCACACACACCGCAATGAGCGGCGATCAACGCGCTTATTCGGATGCCGATCTGGCCGCAACGGCTGCCGCTTACGATCCGGCGTTGTTTGATGCCCCGGCGGTCATCGGCCACCCGGAACACAACGGCCCGGCCTGGGGCTGGGTGGAATCGCTCGCGATTAAGGGCGGGGTGCTGTCCGCAAAGCTTCGTGATCTTGACGCTAATTTTGTCGAGATGGTGCGCGCCAAGCGGTTCAAAAAGATTTCCGCCAGCTTTTATTTGCCGGATTCCCCGGCCAATCCGAAGCCTGGCGTTTTTTATTTGCGGCATGTAGGCTTTTTGGGTGCGGCCGCACCGGCGCTGAAAAACCTGCCCGCAGTCAATTTATCGGAATCCGACGGCGCGTTGATTTACGAGGAACAAATGTACTACCACCCCGCCGCAAATCTCATGCAATCCGGCCAAACCGGCCCAATCGACCACACGGAGAAACCAATGACGCAGGAAAATGATGAGCTCAAAAACCTTACTAAGAAAATTGCAGCACTGGAAGCCGAGAAAGCAGCGCTTGAGACACAATCCGCGAATTATCAGGAACAGGCCGCTGCTGCACAGACGGCATTGGCCGACCGCGAGCGCGCCGCCAGACATGACTCGCATGAAGCCTTTTGCGACAAACTGGTCGACGACGGACGTCTATTGCCTGTTGCTAGGGCTGTGGCCGTGGCTGCGCTGGATCTGATCGCGGCGCAGGAAAAACCGCTCGAATTCAGCGAGGGGGGCAACACAGCGCAACTGACCGTCGACAAATTCAAGGCCGCTTTATCCAGTTTCCCGAAAATCGTCGATTTTGGCGAACGCTCGGCGGACGACGGCAAAACCGGCAAACAGCGCGCAATAGTCAATGTTCCGCAGGGGTTCGATGTCGACCCCAAAGCCGCCGCGTTGCATGACAAAGCACTTGCGTACATCGAGCAGCATCCCGGCACCGAGTACCTGACGGCCGTGGCGGCAGTCGAGCGTACCGCATAACCATCCGTATCGATCAATAAACTCAGGAGACAACCATGCAATTCACCCCACTTTTACCGCTCACCATGACCGCATCCGGCGCGGTAACGGCCGAGCGTTTCGTGACCCCGGCGGGCGCGCAAGTGTCATCCGCCGGGGCGGCCGCAATCGGCGTGTCGCGCATGACCGCCGCAAATGGTGCATCGATGACCGTCGACACTTACGGTACGGCCATCATCGAGGCGGGCGGCTCGATATCGAAAGGAACAAAGGTCAAATCCGGCGCGGATGGTCGCGCATTGACTTATGACACGGGCACGGCAACCGGTATCGCATTGCAGGAATCAACCGGTGCCGGACAGCGCATCGAAATATTGGTGCTCCCGGCAGCGTAACCACGTAGGGGCGCATGGCATGCGCCCGAATGGATTTTTAATTAATTAGGAGTACCAAAATGTCCCAGATGGCAGCCCCTTTAGTCGCCGATCCCGTTCTCACGCAGATCGCGCGCGGTTATAAAAACCCCGCATTCGTCGGCAATGCATTGTTCCCGGTTGTGCCTGTCGGTTTGCGCGGCGGCAACATCATCGAATTCGGCAAGGAATCTTTCCGGCTTTACAACACGGCGCGCGCGCCGGGATCGAAGGTTGCGGTTGCGCAATTCGGTTACACCGGCAAGCCGTATGCGCTGACCGATCATTCGATCAGCGGATTGGTGCCTGTCGAGCATCTGCAAGAAGCCGCCAATCAAGCGCCGAGCATCAATCTGGCAACCGGCGCGGTTAATTTCGCCCGCAACATTATCCTGCAGCGGCTTGAAATAGATCAGGCAACCATTGCGCGCACGGCCGGGACATACGCATCGAGCAATAAAATAACGCTATCTAGCACCGCCCAGTGGTCTGATTATTCCGGCACATCCGATCCGATCCGCGATGTCGACGACTACAAAGAGGCGGTACGGGCAAAAGTAGGTGTTGACCCGAACACGATACTGCTGCCGTCGAAAGTGTTCCGGAAAGTCAAAAACCATCCAAAAGTATTGGAGCGCATCAAATACACCGGGCGCGATTCGGCAACGCCGGAAATTCTGGCCGGATTGTTCGAAGTCGAAAATGTGGTTATCGGCAAAGGCGTTTATCAGGATGCCGACGGCAACATGCAAGATGTCTGGGGCAAGGATGTAATTCTTGCGTACACCAACACCGGTTCCGTGGCCGACATGGGCGCGCCGAGCTATGGCTACACCTATCAACTGTCCGGCTATCCGGTCTCCGAGGCGGCTTATTACGACAACGGCTATAGATCATGGCTCTACCCCTGCACGGACAGTGTATCGCCCGTAATTGCAGGTGCCGACGCCGGTTTCCTAGTCATCAACGCCATCGCATAACCCGGCAATCAACCCATGGGGGGGCGCATCGCATGCGCCCTAAAAACAAACCAACCGGAGCAGACCAGAATGTACAAAGTGTTAATCGATTATCTTAACCACGGCGGCCGCAAGCGCGTACCGGGTGAATTGCTCGATATGAGCGATGAAGACGCCGCGCCGCTGATCAAGATCGGCGCGATTGAAGCGGTACCGGAAAAATCGCCAGATCTGGTCGATGACGGCGGCGGCTCTCCGGACAACAATCAGACCAATGGCGCCGGTTCCGACGCATCTAAAACCGGCAAAAAAGACAGCAAAACCAAAACCAAAGCGGAATAGCGATGGCCTACTGCACGCAACAGGACATGATCGACCGGTACGGTGAGGAGGAGCTGATCCAACTGACCGACCGCGAGCAAACCGGCGAAATAGACGCCACCGTGCTCGGTGCCGCCATCGATGACGCTACTGGAACGATGGACGCTTACCTTGGCACGCGCTACACGCTGCCCCTGGCCACGGTACCGGCGGTGCTAAAGCGGATCGGCTGCGACATCGCCCGCTACCTGCTCCACGGCAACGAAGCGCCGGAAAGCGTGGCGGACAGGAACAGCGTGGCAATCGAATTTTTGCAAGCGGTAGCGAAAGGCGATCTGGATCTGGCGGTAGGCAGCACATCCCAGAACAGCGGCGGTGTGGCGTTTGAATCAGGCACATCCGCATTCGGTGAGACGGAGAACTGGCCGTGATAACCCTGTTTGACCCGGAATGGATCATCGCACGGCTGAAAACCGAAGTCCCGACGCTGAAATTTGTCGGCGGCTCGGCGGAGCTGGCCGTCGCGGAGGCTGATCTTAAGCAAACGCCGTCGGCGTATGTGTTTGAAGCAGGTGATGATGCCAGCGAAAACACAACCGGAACGATGGTTGTGTCCCAGCAGAACAAGGTCAGGTTCGTTGTCGCGATCGCAACAATGAATTTCAGGGATTCACGCGGACAGCATGCCGGGGCGGATATGCGCACGATTCGCACAGCGATACTGAATGCGCTGCACGCCTGGAGTCCGGACAACGAATTTAATCCAATCGAAAAGCGCTCCGGCCGCCTCATCAAAATGAGCAAAGCCGTGCTGTGGCGGCGCGAAGAATTCGTAACTTCCCATTTAATCAGGAGCGTGTGATGGTCAAGAAAAAAACCAACGACAAAACAGAGGTACCGGTACCGGACGCGGGAACCCCGCCAGCCTTGCAGGTCGATGAATGGCACGGTATGGGCGGCAGTTACATTATTGACCAGGCCACCGGTAAACGCATCCGCATCGAAGGCCCGGCCGTAGGGGCGGATAGTGCCAGCCCGGCCGAACAACCGGAAACCGAACAACCCCAAGGGGAGGCATTAGCCAATGAAAGCGAATAAGAAATTTTTGGCAGTCAAAATAGAAACCACTTACGGCACCGACGCAACACCTGCAATCGGTACTGATGATGTGTTGGTTTCAAATTTCACGATAGTGCCATTAGACATCAAATACGCCGAGCGCAACACGGCCCGGCCGTACTTCGCCGCACGGGAAAAGATTAATGTCGGCGACACCGTGAAAATGGAGTTTGACATCGAGGTTTCCGGCGCGGGTACGGTTGTTGGGATACCGGCTTACGGTAAGCTGCTGCGCATCTGCGCCATGTCTGAAACGGTTACGCCAACAACCGGGCCCGTAACATACGGAATCATATCCGACGGTGAAGAATCGGCCACATTCTATTTCAACTGGGACGGCGTGCAACACATAGCGCTCGGTGTTCGCGGCAATTGCGAATGGCGATACACAGCGGGAGGTATTGCGTACATCCACGTCACTGTAGAAGGGTTGGTTGGAGCAATCGGCGTTGCGGCACTGGGTGGCACGCCTGATTACACGGCATTCAAAAAACCAGTCGCTGTTACCAAGGCGAATACCACCTTCTCGCTCCACGGCTACGCAGCCGCGCTCGAATCGCTGACGATCAATCGCGGTGCTCAGAACGTTTATAAAAACCGGCCGAACTCGGAGCAAATGCATTTTGTCGACGGCCAGGTTACCGGCCAAGTTGCAATCTTGCTGCCCAAAACCGACGTGAAAGATTTTTATGCCATCTGCCGGGCGGGCACCACAGGCGCACTGGCAATGACGCACGGTACCGTGGTTGGCAATAAAGCCATTCTCGCCGCAAGCAACGTGCAACTGACCAACCCGCGCACCAGCGAGGGCGACAACATGATCATGCTGGCAATGGATGCCATTTACTTGCCCGCAACCGATGCAGGCAGCAACGAATTGACGTACGCAACCCAATAACCACCCGGCGGCACCGCCAATGGGGGCGATTGCGCCCCCATCCGGGCAAAACGTTGGGGCGCGTTGCGTGCGCCCAAACCCAAATAACCAAGGAGATCAATATGTTCAAAATCGAAAAAACAAGAAAGATCAATTGGCCGATCACGATTAACGTTCCGCAAGACGGCGGTGAAACCAAAGAACAGCAATTCACCGCGCAATTCGAGCTGATCAGCCAAAAGGAATATGACGCATTTTATGCGGAAGAAAGCGCTGAAAAAGATATCGGTCTTGCGCGGCGTGTGCTGACAGGCTGGGGTGATGATGTTTTTGACGAGGACGGAAACCATCTCGAATTCAATGACGAAAACCGCGAAAAGCTAATAGCGATTCCGTACGTACGAAACGGCATCGTCAGATCCTACATCTGGTGCATGCACGGCAACAAGGCCGCAGCAGCAAAAAACTAAAGGACGCCGCCCGGTGGTGGGCAGCAAGGCCGGTGCGGATGGAGCGGGAGATGGATCCCCGCGCCGCCGATCCGCCGGAGTGGCAAGAAGCAATAGCAAAACGGGAGCAAGGCGATGATGACGACGAAAACGACGATGAAACCGAGCTCTTCGGGGTTTTCCCGGAAAACTGGCAAGCGGTCATGGTTTTTGTGCGGCTGCGCCGTTGCTGGCGCGTTGATCGCTTTGCCGGTGTGTACGACGGCCTGGATCGCCCTGCGATAGAGAGCACGCTAAAAATGCTGGGCATCAAGAAAAAAGACCGTCCGGAAATATTGGCAAAGCTGGAAATCATGGAAGATGCGGCACTCCCTATCCTCAATCGTAAAGCCTAAAAATGTCAAAAAACCTCGAAGTTGGCGTAAAAATCACGGCGGACGGAAAAGGTCTGGTTGGTGAGGCGCGTGCATCAAAGGATGCACTGAATCAACTCGGCGAAACCGCCAAGCGCGCAAACAACGAAGCGGCTTCTTCCGCTGAGCGTTTTACCGCAAACCTGAAACGCCAGGCTGATACGCTCGGCATGACATCCGCGCAAGTGCGCGCGTATGACGCGGCACAAATGGAGATGACACAAGCCCAGCGCGCCTCGGTGGAAGCGAGCAACCGGGCGATTACATCGTACGAAAATCAACAGGTAGCGCTGGACGATCTCAGAACCCGTGCGGCGGCGGCCGGTGTTGCCGTCGGTACTGCACTGGTTGCCGGGCTAAAAGCATCGATTACCGCAGCCGGTCAGGCGGAGCAGTCGCACTTGCGGCTTGGAGCTGTGCTGAATAGCACCCGTCACGCGGCAGGGTTGACCAAAGCCAATCTGGACGAAATGGCCGACAGCATGAAGGACAAGCTGGGCATCGACGATGACGCGCTGCGCGATTCGATGGCTGTTTTGCTGACTTTCCGCAACATTTCGCGCAACAGCTTCGGCGAGGCGCTGGAAACATCCGCGAATTTGGCAGCGGTCATGCAAACCGATCTTAAATCGGCGGTGTTGCAACTCGGTAAAGCGTTGGAAAGCCCGGACGAAGGATTAACGGCGCTGAAACGCTCGGGTGTGTCTTTTTCTGAGACACAAAAAGACATGATTAAGGATCTGGTGGAAACCGGCCGACAAGCCGAAGCCATCACGCTGATCCTGAAAACCATGAAAGAGCAAGGGCTCGACGGCGTCGCTGAATCGATGAACCAGGGAATCACCCAATCATCGCGTGATGCCAGCATGGCCTGGGATGATCTGCTCAAAACCGTTGGCGGCACGGATACCGTTAAAAGCGGTGTCGATATCGTATTGGGTTCATGGACAGGTTACCTGAAAGACATGCGGCAGGTTATCGAGTCCGGAGACTGGCTCGACCGTCTGGCATTTTTCACCATCGGCCTGAAAACGCCGGACATGATCGCCAAAAGCAATGCACCGGCGGCAGCGGCCGATCCGGCCCAGCAAGCGCTTGCCGATGAAGGATTGGCGCGGCAGAAAGCGGCGCAGCAAGCTGAGATCGCGGCGATTGCCAAGAAAAAGGCCGACGAGGAAGCCGCTAAAGCCGCCGAAGAAGCCAGCAAACGCGCCATCGCGGCAGCCAATGCGCGCGCGGAAGCGGAGAAACGCGCTTATCAACAATCGATTGATGGCGCAAACCGCACCATCGCTGCCCTAAAGCTAGAAACCGAGCAAATCGGCCTGAACGCCATCCAGAAAAAAATGCTCGTGGCAGCCACGGAGGCCGCAAAAGCGCCGACCGAAGAGCTGGCGCAAGAAATCATGGCATCGGCGCAAGCCTGGGCGATGGCGACGCAGCAACAAGAAGAACTGATGGCTGCGGAAAAAGAGCGCATGGAAGGCATCAAGGCCATCGAAAAAGCCGAACAGGATGCGGCGCGCGCGGCTGAGGAAGCAGCCAGAAAATCGGCAGCCGAGTGGAACCAATTGTGGGGCGGTGTCGAGCAGACTGCCAAAACGGCATTTGTGCAATTCGCCGCGCACGGCAAATCCGCGATGCAGTCCATCGGCGAATCGATCAAGGTGGCGATTATCGATGTGTTGTATCAGCTCACCGTGCGCAAGTGGATCATCAATATCGGGGCATCGCTCAGCGGTGTGCTGGGTGCCGGTACCGCCAATGCGGCCGGGGCTGGCAACATCATCAGCAGCGGCTCGAATCTTTTATCAAATGGCCTGAATATCGGCTCGCTGATTGGGCGCGGCGCGTCTGCACTTGGATTCTCGTCATTCGGTGCCGGAGCTAGCGGTGCGGCAACGGCCGGTGTGTTTGGTGCGGGTGGGCTGAATTACCTTGGCGGTGCTGGAACAGCGCTTGGAGCTGGTGCGGAATTTGGCGGTATGGCGGCAGCTGGAGCCGGGTTAAGTGCTGGGCTGGCTGCTGCGGCCGGGCCTTTAGCCATCGCTTTCGCGGCTACGCAAGGCTTGAAAATGCTGGCCGGTGACAAAAGGCTGGGCGGCGGGTTTGGTAATGTTATGAACAAAATCGGCGATATCCCCATCTTGGGCGACATGATGCCGATCATCCCGCTGATCAATGCACTGTTTGGCCGTGGGCCATTGAAACAAAAAGAAACATCGCTAACCGGTTCGATTGGGATGGAAGGTTTTGAATCCGGCATGCTGCAAACGCGCTTTGTGGCAAAAGGCGGCTTGTTCCGCAGCAATAAAACGGATTTCGCGCGTGTCGATGCGGTCACCGGAGACGTTTGGACTGACAATCAAAAGCAGCTTGGCGCATTCGCGGAAGGTTTATCGAAAGCATCCAAGGAAATATTCGGTGTTTTTAACGATACTGCAAAACAAACATCAACCGCATTAAAGCAAGTCGGCGGCGATCTGGGTTTAAGCACCGATGCGCTGAAGGATTTTCATTACCAGATCAATTTGGTATCGGAAAAAGGCAAGGCGTTAACGGAAGAACAAATCGGCAAGGAAATCGAGAGCATGACCGATGCAATGGTGCGCAAGCTATTGCCAACGGTGGATGAATTCTCTAAACGCGGCGAAACATCAATCCAAACAATCAGCCGCCTGGGCGCTGAATTCAACGCACTGGTCAGCGGCGCTGAATTGTTGCTGGGTAAATCTTCCGCCGATGCGAAGGCGATGATTAATGGCGGCACGTATCAGGGCCGTACCGCGTTTGTCGATGCGGCGGGCGGTTTGGATGTGTTGAATCAGAAAGTGGCTTTTTTCGCCGACAATTTCCTGACCGAAGCCGAGCGCCTGGCACCGGTACAAGGCAAAGTTAATGATGAATTAAAACGCCTCGGTTTATCAACCGATTTAACGCGCGATCAATTCCGTGGACTTGTGCAATCGTTCGGGCAGGTTAACGGAATCACCGAAGAAACATTGCAAGCGCTGTTAACGCTGGCCCCGGCATTTGCGCAAGTGCGCACCGAAACTGCAAACCTGACCGGCGCGGCATTCGCAGGATTGCAAAAAGCCGTCGAAGTGGAAAAAACAAAAATCACGCAGCAATATAACGACGCGCTTAAAACCGTCAACGGCCGCATTGAGGATGTAACCCAATCGGTCGGCAAACTGCGCACCCTGTCCGATGCGCTCAAAGCCACCGTCAGCCAGATCCGGCCAATGAGCCGCGATGCCGCAAAACAGCAAATTCAGGACGCCATCTCCGCCGCGCGCGCCGGTGGCGCGCTGCCGGAAGCCGATAGCCTGCGCGAAGCGCTGGGCACATTGGGCAAAGGCGCGCCGGGATTCACCGGCAGCTTTGAATATGCGCGCGAACAAGCCAAAACGGCCAATCTGGTGGCCAGCTTGGGCAAAATGACCGACGATCAGCTCACGCTCGATGAACGCAGCCTGGCAGCATTGGAAGCGCAGCGCGACCGCTTGACCGCCGGTTTTGAAGCCGAAACCGCGCGGCTGGATAACTTGCTGACGCAGGGCCAAGCGCAGATCGATGCGCTGAACGGCATCAATACCGGCATTGCTTCACTGGCGGACGCAATCGGCAAATTCAACGCGGCCAGCATGGCGGCCGGTGGCGGTGCGATCAGCGGCGGTTCGCTGGGCAATCCGGACATCAGCAACCAGCAGATTATCGATTATTTCAAAACCGCGCACACCCCGGACGAAATCGCCAGAGACGCGGGCAAATATGGCGTGTCATCGGCGCAGATCGTTGCCACCGGACGATTTACCCAAGCCGAAGCGGACAAGTTTTTTAGCGATAACCCGGACATTCCACGCTTTGCAAAAGGCGGTTTTCATCGCGGCGGCATGCGCATCGTTGGCGAAAACGGCCCGGAACTGGAATCGACCGGCCCGAGCAGAATTACCAGCAATAACGATCTGACCAAGCTGTTGAGCAATGCGGATGTGGTTGAGCAGTTGAAAACTCTAATCGGAAAGATAGAAGAAACTACGACATATAACAAGCGTGTGTCCGATAAGCTGGACGCAGTAACGACGATTTCAAATGGAAAAATCGTGTTGAGGACGGGGACATGACAAAGCGTTACGTCAAAGCCATGATCCCGATTGATATTACGGATGCGATGCTGGTAAGCAGCTCGATTGTCGAGCCGTCCGCATCCGAGCCTGCATGGAGCCCCGTGCCGACTTATGCGGAATTTGACAAGGTAAGCGTAATTACGGCGAATAGCCACCTGGTATATGAGTCGCTGCAATCCGGCAACACAAATCACGCGCCGCCGACACTGCCCGCAATTTCTAACGAGTGGTGGATTCTGAAAAGCTACACCAACCGCTGGCGTATGTTCGAGTGGAATCGCGGATTGCCAAGCGTGGGCGGTTCTCCGGCCACTACCGTGATACGTCCAGGCCGATGCATCAATTCGATCATGCTGCTTGGTCTGAAGGCGGCAAACGTGGAACTGACGGTACAGAACGGCATAGGCGGCGATGTGGTGTTCCAGATCAGCAAAAATCTATTGGCGCGCTATGCAGTAACGCCTTACGAAATAATATTCACCCCCTTCATTTACGACAAAGTGTTTGCAACGTTCGACGTGCCGCCGGTTGGCGACCCGGTTATCACGCTGCGCCTCACGCATCCTAGCGGTGTTTGCGAAGTTGAGCGCTTTGCGACCGGCATAGCGATCGATCTGGGCGAGGTTGAGTGGAACACGGCGCTTGAGGATGAAAACTATTCGCCAATCACATACGAGGCTGGCCGGGCCAATTTTGAGCCGGTGCCGAACATGCCGGGGCTTGAGCTGCCCATCGTGATCGATTCCAATCGGATCAACCGCGCGCTGCAATTCAAAGAGCTTGGCAACGGGAAAGCCATCGTTTGGTCGGCGATGCCAACGATTTCTGCATATGAGCAAATGCACACGATGATCGGGCCGTACCAGCGTTTCAAGATTTCAACGGACAACCATAAACAATCTTCACTGAGTGTAAAAATCAGGGGTATTTAATGAGCATAACCGTTCCGCTTTTCGGCACTATGCCGAACGAATTAACGATGACCGAAAGCGAATTCAATGCGGCCTGGTACGCGGCGCTGGGGAATCTTAACCCCTATGGCTCGGCCCTCAATGCCCTCGGCGCGCAAGTCGAACAATACGCGCTCGATGCGGAAGCCGCCGTGGCGGCGCTGCCGAATGCAATGTGGGTGTCCGGCACATTCGCGGATGGCGACGTACGCTGGTCTCCGACAGATCATCAAGATTACCGCAACAAAGGCTCGGGAAGCAGAACAACCGACCCGGCACTCGATCCAGCCAATTGGGTGCCGCGTATCAGAACTGGCAACGGCGGCGCGGATACAACCAGCAGCGCCGTTGACATCACGCTGACATCGAGCAGCGGACGCTTGCAGATCATCGCCATGACCGCAGCGGGCAAAAAGGTCATCATGCCAGCCGCCAGCACGCTGACCAAGGGCACTCCGGTGTTTGTGCTTAAAAACGCAGGGACTTACCGGGTTTCGGTGCATAAAAACGGCGGCGGCTTTATCTGTTACCTTTTGCCCGGCCAGGTCATCGCGCTGCATTGCTCGGATACCGGTTCATCCGCTGGGGTATGGCAAGCCAGCGGCGCGCCGGTGCCGGATATTTACACCGGCAGCAACGCCGAGGTGCTCAATGCTGTCGATTCCCGGTTTGTTGCCGTGGCAATGCTGGGCGCGACGCAAGCGATTTGCGCGTTCCGCAACGAATCAACCACCTATTTGAATGCTGTGGTGCTCAACTACGGCTCATCCTCCGGATCCCCGGCGCAAGTCGTTGCCGATGCGTGCAAAGACATCAGCATTGCCGCGCAAACCGGCAGCCAGGCGACGGTGGTTTATAAAAAATCAACCGGCGAAACCAAAGCCGTGGTGCTCGATATCACCACCAGCACCACGTTTACGCCGGGCACGGCCAAACAGATCGACGCCACCACCGGCGGCAGCGGCACGGCGGTGTGCGCGCAATCCTCCACGCAATTGCTCGCGGTTTATCAAGGCTCAAGCGGCACGACGCCAAAAATGCGCGTGCTCGATATTGTATCCAGCGCAGTCAACGAGAGCGCGGAAGTCGCGGCGGACGGCACAAACTGCGCTGCAACGCACATGCGCGCGGGCAAAGTGAGCAGCACCAAAGCCGTGGTGGCGTTCCGTAACAACTCCGGAAACCGGGTGCAACTGCGGTTGCAGACGATTACCGGATCAACCCCGGCGCCATCCGGCAGCGTGCTCGATTTGTCTGGTATGCCCGGTACATCGCCCGCGCTGCAATTCGGCCTGGTGGTGATGAGCACAACTCGCGCCGTGGTCGTCACCGCCGTCGACCGCACTTATGCTGATTTGATGATTTC
The nucleotide sequence above comes from Gammaproteobacteria bacterium. Encoded proteins:
- a CDS encoding major capsid protein; this encodes MSQMAAPLVADPVLTQIARGYKNPAFVGNALFPVVPVGLRGGNIIEFGKESFRLYNTARAPGSKVAVAQFGYTGKPYALTDHSISGLVPVEHLQEAANQAPSINLATGAVNFARNIILQRLEIDQATIARTAGTYASSNKITLSSTAQWSDYSGTSDPIRDVDDYKEAVRAKVGVDPNTILLPSKVFRKVKNHPKVLERIKYTGRDSATPEILAGLFEVENVVIGKGVYQDADGNMQDVWGKDVILAYTNTGSVADMGAPSYGYTYQLSGYPVSEAAYYDNGYRSWLYPCTDSVSPVIAGADAGFLVINAIA
- a CDS encoding phage tail length tape measure family protein, with product MSKNLEVGVKITADGKGLVGEARASKDALNQLGETAKRANNEAASSAERFTANLKRQADTLGMTSAQVRAYDAAQMEMTQAQRASVEASNRAITSYENQQVALDDLRTRAAAAGVAVGTALVAGLKASITAAGQAEQSHLRLGAVLNSTRHAAGLTKANLDEMADSMKDKLGIDDDALRDSMAVLLTFRNISRNSFGEALETSANLAAVMQTDLKSAVLQLGKALESPDEGLTALKRSGVSFSETQKDMIKDLVETGRQAEAITLILKTMKEQGLDGVAESMNQGITQSSRDASMAWDDLLKTVGGTDTVKSGVDIVLGSWTGYLKDMRQVIESGDWLDRLAFFTIGLKTPDMIAKSNAPAAAADPAQQALADEGLARQKAAQQAEIAAIAKKKADEEAAKAAEEASKRAIAAANARAEAEKRAYQQSIDGANRTIAALKLETEQIGLNAIQKKMLVAATEAAKAPTEELAQEIMASAQAWAMATQQQEELMAAEKERMEGIKAIEKAEQDAARAAEEAARKSAAEWNQLWGGVEQTAKTAFVQFAAHGKSAMQSIGESIKVAIIDVLYQLTVRKWIINIGASLSGVLGAGTANAAGAGNIISSGSNLLSNGLNIGSLIGRGASALGFSSFGAGASGAATAGVFGAGGLNYLGGAGTALGAGAEFGGMAAAGAGLSAGLAAAAGPLAIAFAATQGLKMLAGDKRLGGGFGNVMNKIGDIPILGDMMPIIPLINALFGRGPLKQKETSLTGSIGMEGFESGMLQTRFVAKGGLFRSNKTDFARVDAVTGDVWTDNQKQLGAFAEGLSKASKEIFGVFNDTAKQTSTALKQVGGDLGLSTDALKDFHYQINLVSEKGKALTEEQIGKEIESMTDAMVRKLLPTVDEFSKRGETSIQTISRLGAEFNALVSGAELLLGKSSADAKAMINGGTYQGRTAFVDAAGGLDVLNQKVAFFADNFLTEAERLAPVQGKVNDELKRLGLSTDLTRDQFRGLVQSFGQVNGITEETLQALLTLAPAFAQVRTETANLTGAAFAGLQKAVEVEKTKITQQYNDALKTVNGRIEDVTQSVGKLRTLSDALKATVSQIRPMSRDAAKQQIQDAISAARAGGALPEADSLREALGTLGKGAPGFTGSFEYAREQAKTANLVASLGKMTDDQLTLDERSLAALEAQRDRLTAGFEAETARLDNLLTQGQAQIDALNGINTGIASLADAIGKFNAASMAAGGGAISGGSLGNPDISNQQIIDYFKTAHTPDEIARDAGKYGVSSAQIVATGRFTQAEADKFFSDNPDIPRFAKGGFHRGGMRIVGENGPELESTGPSRITSNNDLTKLLSNADVVEQLKTLIGKIEETTTYNKRVSDKLDAVTTISNGKIVLRTGT
- a CDS encoding DUF1320 domain-containing protein; this translates as MAYCTQQDMIDRYGEEELIQLTDREQTGEIDATVLGAAIDDATGTMDAYLGTRYTLPLATVPAVLKRIGCDIARYLLHGNEAPESVADRNSVAIEFLQAVAKGDLDLAVGSTSQNSGGVAFESGTSAFGETENWP
- a CDS encoding peptidase — encoded protein: MNIEIPIFKPGTHTAMSGDQRAYSDADLAATAAAYDPALFDAPAVIGHPEHNGPAWGWVESLAIKGGVLSAKLRDLDANFVEMVRAKRFKKISASFYLPDSPANPKPGVFYLRHVGFLGAAAPALKNLPAVNLSESDGALIYEEQMYYHPAANLMQSGQTGPIDHTEKPMTQENDELKNLTKKIAALEAEKAALETQSANYQEQAAAAQTALADRERAARHDSHEAFCDKLVDDGRLLPVARAVAVAALDLIAAQEKPLEFSEGGNTAQLTVDKFKAALSSFPKIVDFGERSADDGKTGKQRAIVNVPQGFDVDPKAAALHDKALAYIEQHPGTEYLTAVAAVERTA
- a CDS encoding DUF2190 family protein, with the translated sequence MQFTPLLPLTMTASGAVTAERFVTPAGAQVSSAGAAAIGVSRMTAANGASMTVDTYGTAIIEAGGSISKGTKVKSGADGRALTYDTGTATGIALQESTGAGQRIEILVLPAA
- a CDS encoding DUF1799 domain-containing protein — its product is MDPRAADPPEWQEAIAKREQGDDDDENDDETELFGVFPENWQAVMVFVRLRRCWRVDRFAGVYDGLDRPAIESTLKMLGIKKKDRPEILAKLEIMEDAALPILNRKA
- a CDS encoding phage virion morphogenesis protein: MRIQVDYDDQEVTRLLQRLIDAGGNPRPALLEIGEELVDSTKKRFETESGPDGTPWARNKASTIKRKGRDKPLTAGGTLMDQINYQLSDDTLEVGSPTVYAAMQQFGGTKAEFPHLWGDIPARPFIGISDEDEEMIIGLFNDYLEKQIQP